Proteins encoded together in one Bactrocera neohumeralis isolate Rockhampton chromosome 4, APGP_CSIRO_Bneo_wtdbg2-racon-allhic-juicebox.fasta_v2, whole genome shotgun sequence window:
- the LOC126756148 gene encoding putative inorganic phosphate cotransporter isoform X3, with protein MLFLGMANAYVMRTNMSVAIVAMVNHTAITADQEDIYDDECPDQNLTVVENGQDGDFVWSSSLQGYILSSFFYGYVLTQIPFGILAKKYGAMNFLGWGMLVNSVFAFLVPVAAYEGGVYGLCAVRFIQGLGEGPIVPCTHALLAKWIPPNERSRMGAAVYAGAQFGTIISMPLSGLLAEYGFSGGWPSIFYVFGAVGTIWSIAFLWFVYEDPSSHPRIDEAEKNYINTSLWGTGDQKVPAIPFKSILKCLPFYAILLAHMGHNYGYETLMTELPTYMKQVLRFSLKANGLLSSLPYLAMWLFSMFISVIADWMISSNRFTHTTTRKIINSIGQYGPGLALIAASYTGCDRALTLAILTVGVGLNGGIYSGFKINHLDLSPRFAGFLMAITNCSANLAGLLAPIAAGNLINNKPTMGQWQIVFFIAAFVYIFCATFYNIFGSGERQWWDNPATDVKEPSAIAPGTTTLTSNGANPRFLTGVDNGLTLAAGNINETGH; from the exons ATGCTCTTCCTGGGCATGGCCAATGCCTATGTGATGCGTACAAATATGTCCGTAGCCATTGTGGCGATGGTAAATCACACCGCCATCACAGCTGATCAAGAGGATATCTATGACGATGAGTGCCCAGATCAAAATCTAACAGTTGTG GAAAATGGACAAGACGGCGACTTTGTATGGAGCTCCAGTTTACAGGGCTACATATTATCTTCGTTCTTTTACGGCTATGTGCTGACCCAA ATTCCCTTCGGTATTTTGGCGAAAAAATACGGCGCCATGAATTTCCTTGGCTGGGGTATGCTTGTCAATTCCGTGTTCGCCTTCCTCGTGCCCGTTGCCGCTTACGAAGGTGGCGTCTATGGTCTCTGCGCGGTACGCTTCATACAGGGTCTCGGCGAAGGTCCAATTGTGCCATGCACACACGCGCTGCTCGCCAAGTGGATACCACCCAATGAGCGCTCACGTATGGGTGCAGCGGTATATGCGGGCGCACAATTCGGCACCATCATCTCTATGCCGTTGTCCGGTTTGTTGGCCGAGTATGGTTTCTCTGGCGGTTGGCCATCGATTTTCTATGTTTTCGGCGCTGTTGGTACGATTTGGTCGATAGCTTTCTTGTGGTTTGTCTATGAGGATCCTTCATCGCATCCACGCATCGATGAGGCGGAGAAGAACTACATCAACACTAGTCTATGGGGTACTGGCGATCAGAAG gTGCCAGCAATTCCCTTCAAGTCCATCTTAAAGTGCCTGCCTTTCTACGCCATCTTGTTAGCGCACATGGGTCACAACTACGGTTACGAGACACTAATGACTGAATTGCCCACCTACATGAAACAAGTGTTGCGCTTCTCACTGAAAGCCAACGGCTTGCTCTCATCCCTACCTTACTTGGCTATGTGGCTCTTCTCAATGTTCATTTCGGTTATTGCCGATTGGATGATCTCATCAAATCGTttcacacacacaacaacacgCAAAATTATCAACAGTATTG GTCAATATGGTCCAGGTTTGGCCCTTATTGCCGCCTCGTACACAGGCTGTGATCGTGCTTTGACACTTGCCATACTCACGGTGGGTGTGGGTCTGAACGGTGGTATCTACTCTGGCTTCAAAATCAATCACTTGGATCTGTCGCCACGTTTTGCCGGTTTCCTGATGGCCATCACAAATTGTTCGGCGAACTTGGCGGGTCTGTTGGCGCCCATTGCCGCCGGTAACTTAATCAACAATAAG CCTACTATGGGTCAATGGCAGATCGTGTTCTTCATCGCCGCTTTCGTGTATATCTTCTGCGCCACCTTCTACAACATCTTCGGTTCCGGTGAACGTCAATGGTGGGACAATCCAGCCACTGATGTCAAGGAACCATCCGCCATTGCACCTGGCACCACCACACTGACCTCGAATGGCGCGAATCCACGTTTCCTAACCGGCGTTGATAATGGTCTGACCTTGGCGGCGGGGAATATCAACGAAACGGGTCACTGA
- the LOC126756148 gene encoding putative inorganic phosphate cotransporter isoform X2: MSASKEQICASQDNDLDKPKGCFSTRYFVTFMLFLGMANAYVMRTNMSVAIVAMVNHTAITADQEDIYDDECPDQNLTVVENGQDGDFVWSSSLQGYILSSFFYGYVLTQIPFGILAKKYGAMNFLGWGMLVNSVFAFLVPVAAYEGGVYGLCAVRFIQGLGEGPIVPCTHALLAKWIPPNERSRMGAAVYAGAQFGTIISMPLSGLLAEYGFSGGWPSIFYVFGAVGTIWSIAFLWFVYEDPSSHPRIDEAEKNYINTSLWGTGDQKVPAIPFKSILKCLPFYAILLAHMGHNYGYETLMTELPTYMKQVLRFSLKANGLLSSLPYLAMWLFSMFISVIADWMISSNRFTHTTTRKIINSIGQYGPGLALIAASYTGCDRALTLAILTVGVGLNGGIYSGFKINHLDLSPRFAGFLMAITNCSANLAGLLAPIAAGNLINNKPTMGQWQIVFFIAAFVYIFCATFYNIFGSGERQWWDNPATDVKEPSAIAPGTTTLTSNGANPRFLTGVDNGLTLAAGNINETGH, from the exons GATGTTTCTCAACAAGATACTTTGTCACCTTCATGCTCTTCCTGGGCATGGCCAATGCCTATGTGATGCGTACAAATATGTCCGTAGCCATTGTGGCGATGGTAAATCACACCGCCATCACAGCTGATCAAGAGGATATCTATGACGATGAGTGCCCAGATCAAAATCTAACAGTTGTG GAAAATGGACAAGACGGCGACTTTGTATGGAGCTCCAGTTTACAGGGCTACATATTATCTTCGTTCTTTTACGGCTATGTGCTGACCCAA ATTCCCTTCGGTATTTTGGCGAAAAAATACGGCGCCATGAATTTCCTTGGCTGGGGTATGCTTGTCAATTCCGTGTTCGCCTTCCTCGTGCCCGTTGCCGCTTACGAAGGTGGCGTCTATGGTCTCTGCGCGGTACGCTTCATACAGGGTCTCGGCGAAGGTCCAATTGTGCCATGCACACACGCGCTGCTCGCCAAGTGGATACCACCCAATGAGCGCTCACGTATGGGTGCAGCGGTATATGCGGGCGCACAATTCGGCACCATCATCTCTATGCCGTTGTCCGGTTTGTTGGCCGAGTATGGTTTCTCTGGCGGTTGGCCATCGATTTTCTATGTTTTCGGCGCTGTTGGTACGATTTGGTCGATAGCTTTCTTGTGGTTTGTCTATGAGGATCCTTCATCGCATCCACGCATCGATGAGGCGGAGAAGAACTACATCAACACTAGTCTATGGGGTACTGGCGATCAGAAG gTGCCAGCAATTCCCTTCAAGTCCATCTTAAAGTGCCTGCCTTTCTACGCCATCTTGTTAGCGCACATGGGTCACAACTACGGTTACGAGACACTAATGACTGAATTGCCCACCTACATGAAACAAGTGTTGCGCTTCTCACTGAAAGCCAACGGCTTGCTCTCATCCCTACCTTACTTGGCTATGTGGCTCTTCTCAATGTTCATTTCGGTTATTGCCGATTGGATGATCTCATCAAATCGTttcacacacacaacaacacgCAAAATTATCAACAGTATTG GTCAATATGGTCCAGGTTTGGCCCTTATTGCCGCCTCGTACACAGGCTGTGATCGTGCTTTGACACTTGCCATACTCACGGTGGGTGTGGGTCTGAACGGTGGTATCTACTCTGGCTTCAAAATCAATCACTTGGATCTGTCGCCACGTTTTGCCGGTTTCCTGATGGCCATCACAAATTGTTCGGCGAACTTGGCGGGTCTGTTGGCGCCCATTGCCGCCGGTAACTTAATCAACAATAAG CCTACTATGGGTCAATGGCAGATCGTGTTCTTCATCGCCGCTTTCGTGTATATCTTCTGCGCCACCTTCTACAACATCTTCGGTTCCGGTGAACGTCAATGGTGGGACAATCCAGCCACTGATGTCAAGGAACCATCCGCCATTGCACCTGGCACCACCACACTGACCTCGAATGGCGCGAATCCACGTTTCCTAACCGGCGTTGATAATGGTCTGACCTTGGCGGCGGGGAATATCAACGAAACGGGTCACTGA
- the LOC126756148 gene encoding putative inorganic phosphate cotransporter isoform X1, translating into MLLSSEQCNRSRGAHVLVWDQSRLSDIFEDTKPQRCFSTRYFVTFMLFLGMANAYVMRTNMSVAIVAMVNHTAITADQEDIYDDECPDQNLTVVENGQDGDFVWSSSLQGYILSSFFYGYVLTQIPFGILAKKYGAMNFLGWGMLVNSVFAFLVPVAAYEGGVYGLCAVRFIQGLGEGPIVPCTHALLAKWIPPNERSRMGAAVYAGAQFGTIISMPLSGLLAEYGFSGGWPSIFYVFGAVGTIWSIAFLWFVYEDPSSHPRIDEAEKNYINTSLWGTGDQKVPAIPFKSILKCLPFYAILLAHMGHNYGYETLMTELPTYMKQVLRFSLKANGLLSSLPYLAMWLFSMFISVIADWMISSNRFTHTTTRKIINSIGQYGPGLALIAASYTGCDRALTLAILTVGVGLNGGIYSGFKINHLDLSPRFAGFLMAITNCSANLAGLLAPIAAGNLINNKPTMGQWQIVFFIAAFVYIFCATFYNIFGSGERQWWDNPATDVKEPSAIAPGTTTLTSNGANPRFLTGVDNGLTLAAGNINETGH; encoded by the exons GATGTTTCTCAACAAGATACTTTGTCACCTTCATGCTCTTCCTGGGCATGGCCAATGCCTATGTGATGCGTACAAATATGTCCGTAGCCATTGTGGCGATGGTAAATCACACCGCCATCACAGCTGATCAAGAGGATATCTATGACGATGAGTGCCCAGATCAAAATCTAACAGTTGTG GAAAATGGACAAGACGGCGACTTTGTATGGAGCTCCAGTTTACAGGGCTACATATTATCTTCGTTCTTTTACGGCTATGTGCTGACCCAA ATTCCCTTCGGTATTTTGGCGAAAAAATACGGCGCCATGAATTTCCTTGGCTGGGGTATGCTTGTCAATTCCGTGTTCGCCTTCCTCGTGCCCGTTGCCGCTTACGAAGGTGGCGTCTATGGTCTCTGCGCGGTACGCTTCATACAGGGTCTCGGCGAAGGTCCAATTGTGCCATGCACACACGCGCTGCTCGCCAAGTGGATACCACCCAATGAGCGCTCACGTATGGGTGCAGCGGTATATGCGGGCGCACAATTCGGCACCATCATCTCTATGCCGTTGTCCGGTTTGTTGGCCGAGTATGGTTTCTCTGGCGGTTGGCCATCGATTTTCTATGTTTTCGGCGCTGTTGGTACGATTTGGTCGATAGCTTTCTTGTGGTTTGTCTATGAGGATCCTTCATCGCATCCACGCATCGATGAGGCGGAGAAGAACTACATCAACACTAGTCTATGGGGTACTGGCGATCAGAAG gTGCCAGCAATTCCCTTCAAGTCCATCTTAAAGTGCCTGCCTTTCTACGCCATCTTGTTAGCGCACATGGGTCACAACTACGGTTACGAGACACTAATGACTGAATTGCCCACCTACATGAAACAAGTGTTGCGCTTCTCACTGAAAGCCAACGGCTTGCTCTCATCCCTACCTTACTTGGCTATGTGGCTCTTCTCAATGTTCATTTCGGTTATTGCCGATTGGATGATCTCATCAAATCGTttcacacacacaacaacacgCAAAATTATCAACAGTATTG GTCAATATGGTCCAGGTTTGGCCCTTATTGCCGCCTCGTACACAGGCTGTGATCGTGCTTTGACACTTGCCATACTCACGGTGGGTGTGGGTCTGAACGGTGGTATCTACTCTGGCTTCAAAATCAATCACTTGGATCTGTCGCCACGTTTTGCCGGTTTCCTGATGGCCATCACAAATTGTTCGGCGAACTTGGCGGGTCTGTTGGCGCCCATTGCCGCCGGTAACTTAATCAACAATAAG CCTACTATGGGTCAATGGCAGATCGTGTTCTTCATCGCCGCTTTCGTGTATATCTTCTGCGCCACCTTCTACAACATCTTCGGTTCCGGTGAACGTCAATGGTGGGACAATCCAGCCACTGATGTCAAGGAACCATCCGCCATTGCACCTGGCACCACCACACTGACCTCGAATGGCGCGAATCCACGTTTCCTAACCGGCGTTGATAATGGTCTGACCTTGGCGGCGGGGAATATCAACGAAACGGGTCACTGA